Within the Nerophis ophidion isolate RoL-2023_Sa linkage group LG01, RoL_Noph_v1.0, whole genome shotgun sequence genome, the region TTTTGGGTTAAACTGGGTGTGTTTTGGTGCCGCTGGTGGCTCATTGTCCACTGCCCTCGCAGGCCAGAGTGGTGCTGGTAACAACTGGGCCAAAGGTCACTACACGGAAGGGGCGGAGCTGGTGGATTCCGTCATGGACGTGGTGCGGAAAGAGGCGGAGAGCTGCGACTGCCTCCAAGGTTTCCAGCTCACACACTCCCTGGGCGGAGGCACCGGCTCCGGCATGGGTACTCTGCTCATCAGCAAAATCCGAGAAGAGTACCCAGACCGTATCATGAACACCTTCAGCGTGGTGCCTTCCCCCAAAGTGTCGGACACGGTGGTGGAGCCCTACAACGCCACACTGTCTGTGCACCAGCTGGTGGAAAACACGGACGAGACCTTCTGCATCGACAACGAAGCTCTGTACGATATCTGCTTCCGCACCCTCAAGCTCACCACGCCCTCCTACGGCGACCTCAACCACCTGGTCTCTGTCACCATGAGCGGCGTCACCACCTGCCTCAGGTTCCCCGGGCAACTCAACGCCGATCTGCGGAAGCTGGCGGTCAACATGGTGCCCTTCCCCCGTCTGCACTTCTTCATGCCGGGCTTCGCTCCCCTCACCAGCAGAGGCAGCCAGCAGTACAGGTCGCTCACTGTGCCCGAGCTCACCCAGCAGATGTTCGACGCCAAGAACATGATGGCCGCCTGCGACCCGCGCCACGGCCGCTACCTCACGGTGGCCGCCATCTTCCGCGGCCGCATGTCCATGAAGGAGGTGGACGAGCAGATGCTCAACGTGCAGAACAAGAACAGCAGCTACTTTGTGGAATGGATCCCCAACAACGTCAAGACGGCCGTGTGCGACATTCCTCCCCGGGGCCTGAAGATGGCCGCCACATTCATCGGCAACAGCACGGCCATCCAGGAGCTGTTCAAGCGCATCTCCGAGCAGTTCACGGCCATGTTCCGCCGCAAGGCTTTCCTCCACTGGTACACGGGCGAGGGCATGGATGAGATGGAGTTCACCGAGGCCGAGAGCAACATGAACGACCTGGTGTCCGAGTACCAGCAGTACCAGGACGCCACCGCCGAGGAGGAGGGAGAGTTCGGCGAGGAGGATGAAGAGGAGATGGCCTAAATGTTTTGTCCTGTCTTCAAAAGTTCGACTAGTAAACTTTCAAGCTGAAATATGTTCAAGTTTTCAGTGTTCTGTCTGTTAATAAAAGTTCTTGTgcatgtacccctgtgaacatttttgttgctcatttgtaggtcttgaactatttgggaaaaataaatataactaaaaacttgttgataaatatacgattcaattataaagatttctacacagtgCCCTCTTTAAATACTCCTTGCTGATGGACtcgttgtgaccctcttaaacaggaaaatactgccatttactgtacataaaatagaatgtaaatatattctacatttaagtggagtcaaggaacatgcatcagggagtctgttctgaagcccacagtaaagagacgtaacttcatcactttgcccggttattgactccaacccaatacatcacaccgtcgacgagcaaaatgaagaaatacgcttgcaagttccagaacgattggaaacaagaatttcagtttatccaggagagtttgaaggggaaggggtatgttgcgtGTAAATTTTATAGAACAAACTTCTCCATTGAAAATGGCGGCCGAACGGATacactcagccatgaacggtcagtcagctaAGCACAAAGAGTCCCCAGcgcaacccagtattatgggccaccttgcaaaatggagacccgatggtgtatcatgctgagacaaagatggctatgctggaagcaacatcccgttctcatttgcggatgtctacaacaaatccgtgaaggatgttcccggattcggagatcgctcgccaattcGCAAATGGCAggacaaaggttactcaaatagtaaaaggtaagtgttgtttttttttttagtaaccagcaagcacagtacagttagaactgtctttttattactgtgtatttgataggtgctgtcggaaattcaactatttattttatttatatataaaatacaatatatataactagaattcactgaaagtcaagtatttcatacatttatatatatatatgaaatactcgagttggtgaactatacgccacccctcttaaccacgcccctgccccaaccacgcctccgccccaccccctcTTCAAGTATGGTTAGTTTTCGTAAAAAATTGTTTTAGGTACCTTTTTAAAGGAATTTATAACGAAACGTTTAAGTTTGTGTTACATATACACTTGAAAGAATGAGGTATTCGTAATACGTGTGCTCGAAACCAAACGCATTTTCTGGCTTTATCCGCTAGGGGGCAGTGTTTACAGTTATTGTCCAATATGACGAAAATGATACTTAACTGCTCCGATATACTGTTTAGCTTTTcaccctggacaatattcatgacaaatttgtgctttgttttaaataGGTGCTGTTTGGATtcacactgtatgaaaaaacatttttgaaaatgaattgtacctttgcaacctcattataccattggctaagttttatattcataaatgtaattttctcaatacccgacctgttttttgtgcctttaaaaagaattagaactctacattaaaaaaagctgtgaaaacgatgatgctgttttccaaatttaaattatctgctgaacttgtgtgagcctatggctttacaccttgtgtgtgtgtgtatatgtatagtatatatacatatatatactatacacatacacacacacatatacatattaacacatatatatacacacatacatacatatacatagtatatatatatatatactatctcTTATTAATCAAACATACAAGGAATATTTTTGccatttttacctgctttgtctccTACCGCCTCCCGAAATGCGACACTGAACAAACCTCTTTGGATGCGGACCACATTTCAAAGGTCCTTTTATTGCTTTAATGCGTCAATAGAGCATCATAAAGTGTTACATCAGCTAACTCAACTGAAACAACGAGACGCTGTGGCTGTGTGTACAATATAACGGATGATTACATCGTAAATTATTAATGCATTCTCTGGTTTTGATTTGTCGCCGTAATGTCctgcaaaaagaaaataatacaaGAGTATTGAACTATTCCGCGTTTCAAAAAGgaccttttattttttattttttgctttgaCAGCCATCCTATCAGCCACGTCAACTATCACAAAAACACAAAGACGCCtaaaaaatgtttgatttttgtctttttttaaaaaaatgtttatttagacaatttcaacatttacaaacagttaagAAACAATCAAAAATAAatccaacaacagtataaaacattataaaaacaatacaaaacagcaccagggggttgtaaattcaaagtaacaaacatagaataca harbors:
- the LOC133550889 gene encoding tubulin beta-1 chain-like, whose translation is MREIVHLQAGQCGNQIGAKFWEVISDEHGIDPTGTYHGDSDLQLDRINVYYNEASGGKYVPRAVLVDLEPGTMDSVRSGPFGQIFRPDNFVFGQSGAGNNWAKGHYTEGAELVDSVMDVVRKEAESCDCLQGFQLTHSLGGGTGSGMGTLLISKIREEYPDRIMNTFSVVPSPKVSDTVVEPYNATLSVHQLVENTDETFCIDNEALYDICFRTLKLTTPSYGDLNHLVSVTMSGVTTCLRFPGQLNADLRKLAVNMVPFPRLHFFMPGFAPLTSRGSQQYRSLTVPELTQQMFDAKNMMAACDPRHGRYLTVAAIFRGRMSMKEVDEQMLNVQNKNSSYFVEWIPNNVKTAVCDIPPRGLKMAATFIGNSTAIQELFKRISEQFTAMFRRKAFLHWYTGEGMDEMEFTEAESNMNDLVSEYQQYQDATAEEEGEFGEEDEEEMA